The Candidatus Krumholzibacteriota bacterium genome has a segment encoding these proteins:
- a CDS encoding response regulator transcription factor, whose product MHILVIEDEPKVARALRTGLEAEHYVVTAAATGEEGYFLATTRAFDLVLLDLMLPGRNGFEILAALRETGNETPVLILTARDAVDDRVRGLDGGADDYLVKPFAFSELLARIRALTRRGRPDGALRHQVADLVLDRVTRKVSRGGVDIPLTAREFELLEYLLRNRGHVVSREMLAHDVWKVEERATPLDNVIDVHVARLRRKIDAPFERKLLRTIRGVGFTLGEENGE is encoded by the coding sequence ATGCACATCCTGGTCATCGAGGACGAGCCGAAGGTGGCGCGGGCCCTGCGCACGGGCCTCGAGGCGGAGCACTACGTGGTGACGGCGGCCGCGACCGGCGAGGAGGGGTACTTCCTCGCGACGACCCGCGCCTTCGATCTCGTTCTGCTCGACCTGATGCTCCCCGGCCGAAACGGCTTCGAGATCCTCGCCGCGCTCCGCGAGACCGGCAACGAGACGCCCGTTTTGATCCTGACGGCCCGAGACGCCGTCGACGACCGCGTGCGCGGCCTCGACGGGGGCGCCGACGACTACCTCGTGAAACCCTTCGCCTTCTCCGAGCTCCTCGCGCGCATCCGCGCGCTCACGAGGCGCGGCCGTCCGGACGGAGCGCTCCGCCACCAGGTGGCCGACCTCGTACTCGACCGCGTCACGCGCAAGGTCAGCCGCGGGGGCGTGGACATCCCCCTGACGGCGCGCGAGTTCGAGCTGCTCGAGTACCTCCTCCGCAACCGGGGCCACGTCGTCTCGCGCGAGATGCTCGCCCACGACGTCTGGAAGGTCGAGGAGCGTGCCACGCCGCTCGACAACGTGATCGACGTGCACGTGGCCAGGCTGCGCCGCAAGATCGACGCGCCCTTCGAGCGCAAGCTCCTGCGCACGATCCGCGGCGTCGGCTTCACGCTCGGCGAGGAGAACGGGGAATGA
- a CDS encoding dimethylargininase, with product MIALTRPVSDSIARCELTHLAREPIDLGRARRQHAAYERLLEALGCRLVRLPAEPEMPDAVFVEDAAVVVDEVAVISRPGAEARRRETASVAAALGRLRHVERIEAPATLDGGDVLRAGRRIWVGRSGRTNEAGIERLAALLAPHGYTVTGVPVTGCLHLKSAVTALGGRRLLVNRAWAPAEAFDGFELVDVDPGEPFAANALSVGGPVVYSSAFPKTRRRLERAGIDVQTVELDELAKAEGAVTCCSILVDTDDAGRPVPRGGHSRQTSRSG from the coding sequence ATGATCGCCCTCACGCGCCCGGTGAGCGATTCGATCGCGCGCTGCGAGCTCACCCATCTCGCGCGAGAGCCGATCGACCTCGGCCGCGCCCGCCGGCAGCACGCCGCCTACGAGCGTCTGCTCGAGGCGCTCGGCTGCCGTCTCGTCCGGCTGCCCGCCGAGCCGGAGATGCCCGACGCCGTCTTCGTCGAGGACGCGGCGGTCGTCGTCGACGAGGTGGCGGTGATCTCGCGTCCGGGGGCCGAAGCGAGGCGCCGGGAGACGGCGAGCGTCGCCGCGGCGCTCGGGCGGCTGCGCCACGTCGAGCGGATCGAGGCCCCCGCCACCCTCGACGGGGGGGATGTCCTTCGCGCGGGAAGACGGATCTGGGTGGGGCGTTCGGGTCGGACGAACGAGGCGGGGATCGAGCGACTGGCGGCGCTCCTCGCGCCCCACGGTTACACGGTGACCGGCGTGCCCGTCACGGGCTGTCTCCACCTCAAGTCGGCCGTCACCGCCCTCGGCGGCCGGCGGCTTCTCGTCAACCGCGCGTGGGCGCCGGCGGAGGCCTTCGACGGATTCGAGCTCGTCGACGTCGACCCGGGCGAACCCTTCGCGGCGAACGCCCTCAGCGTGGGCGGGCCCGTCGTCTATTCGTCGGCCTTTCCGAAGACGCGCCGCCGGCTCGAGCGGGCGGGGATCGACGTGCAAACAGTCGAGCTCGACGAGCTGGCGAAGGCCGAGGGGGCCGTCACCTGCTGCAGCATCCTCGTCGACACGGACGACGCCGGGCGGCCGGTTCCGCGCGGGGGTCACTCCCGGCAGACGAGCCGCTCGGGATAG
- a CDS encoding HAMP domain-containing protein, with amino-acid sequence MTIARRPGIRLQLTLLNAAVLVVILAIAAIAVYLFVGDRLETNVRDRLDAGYNTVRTVIGRSGGDLGDVSHLGHDVLFRIVQDSEIVYRTEAWNRLRLDPLPSFDGDYGEIAPGDGRLFLLRRGKAGPDLSLVCAVEATAAAESLRTLRLVLFAVLPVALVLALAAGYFLSGRALAPVAAITRTARAISADRLSERLPVHDPGDEIGGLAVVFNETLARLEGSFERLKRFTADASHELRTPLTSIRSTGEVALGGALDAEGYREVIGSILEETEQLTRLVDDLLLLARGDAEPAPAGGRIDLSALVLETAEELRVLAEEKEQALELDLAAGVVVQVDRRDAELAATNVIHNAIRYTPPGGRIDVQLAAGRGSAVIEVTDDGPGIVPAERERVFDRFYRIDKGRAESAGGTGLGLAIARRAIERAGGSIGFVDPPPGRGARCRIVFPVAAG; translated from the coding sequence ATGACGATCGCGCGACGGCCCGGCATACGCCTGCAACTCACCCTGCTCAACGCGGCCGTGCTCGTCGTGATCCTCGCGATCGCCGCGATCGCCGTCTACCTCTTCGTCGGCGACCGGCTCGAGACGAACGTGCGGGATCGTCTCGACGCGGGATACAACACGGTGCGCACGGTCATCGGGCGCTCGGGCGGCGACCTGGGCGACGTCTCGCACCTCGGCCACGATGTCCTCTTCCGGATCGTCCAGGACAGCGAGATCGTCTACCGCACCGAGGCGTGGAACCGGCTCCGTCTCGATCCCCTCCCCTCGTTCGATGGCGATTACGGGGAGATCGCGCCCGGCGACGGACGGCTCTTCCTCCTGCGCCGCGGGAAGGCGGGACCGGATCTCTCGCTTGTCTGCGCGGTCGAGGCCACGGCGGCCGCCGAAAGCCTCCGCACGCTCCGGCTCGTCCTTTTCGCCGTCCTTCCCGTCGCGCTCGTCCTTGCCCTCGCCGCCGGATACTTTCTTTCCGGGCGCGCCCTCGCCCCGGTGGCCGCGATAACCCGCACGGCGCGCGCGATCAGCGCCGACCGGCTGAGCGAGCGCCTTCCCGTGCACGATCCCGGCGACGAGATCGGGGGTCTCGCCGTCGTCTTCAACGAGACCCTCGCCCGGCTCGAGGGATCGTTCGAAAGACTCAAGCGCTTCACGGCGGACGCATCGCACGAGCTGCGCACGCCGCTCACCTCGATCCGCTCCACGGGCGAGGTGGCCCTCGGCGGGGCGCTCGACGCGGAAGGATACCGCGAGGTGATCGGCTCCATCCTCGAGGAGACCGAGCAACTGACTCGCCTCGTCGACGACCTGCTCCTCCTCGCGCGCGGCGACGCGGAACCGGCGCCGGCAGGCGGCCGGATCGATCTCTCGGCGCTCGTCCTGGAGACGGCCGAAGAGCTGCGCGTGCTCGCCGAGGAAAAGGAACAGGCCCTCGAACTCGACCTCGCAGCCGGTGTGGTCGTCCAGGTCGACCGACGCGACGCCGAGCTGGCCGCGACGAACGTCATCCACAACGCGATCCGCTACACGCCGCCGGGCGGGCGGATCGACGTGCAACTCGCCGCCGGGCGAGGCTCGGCCGTCATCGAGGTGACCGACGACGGCCCGGGGATCGTTCCCGCCGAGCGCGAGCGCGTCTTCGATCGCTTCTACCGTATCGACAAGGGACGGGCGGAGTCGGCGGGCGGCACCGGCCTCGGGCTCGCCATCGCGCGCCGCGCAATCGAGCGCGCCGGCGGCTCGATCGGCTTCGTCGATCCCCCCCCGGGCCGGGGCGCCCGCTGCCGGATCGTCTTCCCCGTCGCGGCCGGCTGA
- a CDS encoding flavin reductase family protein: MGKKRIDENAFLYPMPMTIVGAMVEKRPNFLAVAWAARVNHRPPMIGVALSGGKFTATGIAANGAFSVNVPGADLVEATDWVGTVSGRQVDKSAAFRLFYGDMPSAPMIEGCPLAMECRLVRTVDLPSNTLFIGEIVAAWCDEEAMTGGAPDVAKMRPFTLTMPDNGYWSVGERIATAWSAGKDFGKR, translated from the coding sequence ATGGGAAAGAAACGGATCGACGAGAACGCCTTCCTCTACCCGATGCCGATGACGATCGTCGGCGCCATGGTGGAAAAGCGGCCGAACTTCCTCGCCGTCGCCTGGGCGGCGCGCGTGAACCATCGTCCGCCGATGATCGGCGTGGCGCTCAGCGGGGGGAAATTCACCGCAACCGGGATCGCGGCCAACGGCGCCTTCAGCGTCAACGTGCCCGGCGCGGACCTCGTCGAGGCGACCGACTGGGTGGGGACCGTTTCGGGCAGGCAGGTGGACAAGTCGGCCGCCTTCCGGCTCTTCTACGGCGACATGCCGTCGGCGCCGATGATCGAGGGGTGCCCGCTCGCGATGGAATGCCGGCTCGTCCGGACAGTCGACCTGCCGTCGAACACCCTCTTCATCGGCGAGATCGTGGCCGCATGGTGCGACGAGGAGGCGATGACCGGCGGCGCGCCCGACGTGGCGAAGATGCGGCCCTTCACCCTGACGATGCCCGACAACGGCTACTGGAGCGTCGGCGAACGGATCGCCACGGCCTGGTCGGCGGGAAAGGATTTCGGGAAACGATGA
- a CDS encoding linear amide C-N hydrolase, translated as MKRNTILFAVAAVLLLAGSCRTRACTSFVFRGANGPVFARNFDYMFGGGTLLVNPRGLEKVALTMGNRARWTARYGSVTFNLYGREQPMGGMNEAGLVVENMWLESTIYPGPDARPGVNNLQRIQFMLDSCATTAEVLAAAPGLRINPDSPARIHYLVCDAEGEAAAIEYIDGELVIHAGDSLAYAAMANSVYEKSAAFLASGADTTGMNDADEANSLGRFATAAEAAVRLDAERPEEMFAEAFAVLDTVCAGPWTHWRIVYDIAARRIVYRTHVNPAERSISLAALDFSCASPVSGIELDAPGEGDVAGALAPFTTEMNRALVRSSFGNTDFLKEAIPLNILEIIAVYPERLVCRE; from the coding sequence ATGAAACGGAACACGATCCTCTTCGCGGTCGCGGCGGTGCTCCTCCTCGCAGGCTCGTGCAGGACGCGAGCCTGCACGTCATTCGTCTTCCGGGGCGCAAACGGCCCCGTTTTCGCCAGGAATTTCGACTACATGTTCGGCGGGGGCACGCTCCTCGTCAACCCGCGCGGCCTCGAGAAGGTCGCCCTGACGATGGGAAATCGGGCGCGGTGGACTGCCCGGTACGGAAGCGTCACCTTCAACCTCTACGGGCGCGAGCAGCCGATGGGCGGGATGAACGAGGCGGGGCTCGTCGTGGAGAACATGTGGCTCGAATCGACAATCTACCCCGGCCCCGACGCTCGGCCCGGCGTCAACAACCTCCAGCGGATCCAGTTCATGCTCGATTCCTGCGCGACGACGGCCGAGGTGCTCGCCGCGGCTCCCGGGCTCAGGATCAATCCCGACTCCCCCGCGAGGATCCACTATCTCGTCTGCGACGCGGAAGGCGAGGCGGCGGCGATCGAGTACATCGACGGGGAACTCGTGATCCATGCCGGCGACAGCCTGGCGTATGCCGCCATGGCGAACAGCGTCTACGAAAAAAGCGCCGCCTTTCTCGCGTCCGGGGCCGACACGACGGGGATGAACGACGCCGACGAGGCGAACTCGCTCGGGCGGTTCGCCACGGCCGCCGAGGCCGCCGTTCGTCTCGACGCCGAGCGGCCAGAAGAGATGTTCGCGGAGGCCTTCGCCGTGCTCGACACGGTCTGCGCCGGCCCATGGACCCACTGGCGGATCGTCTACGACATCGCCGCGCGGCGGATCGTCTACCGGACGCACGTCAACCCGGCCGAGCGGTCGATTTCGCTCGCGGCGCTCGACTTCTCCTGCGCCTCGCCGGTTTCCGGGATCGAGCTCGACGCCCCCGGCGAGGGAGACGTGGCGGGCGCTCTCGCTCCCTTCACCACGGAGATGAACCGGGCGCTCGTGCGGTCCTCGTTCGGAAACACGGATTTCCTGAAGGAGGCGATCCCCCTCAACATCCTCGAGATCATCGCCGTCTATCCCGAGCGGCTCGTCTGCCGGGAGTGA